Proteins encoded by one window of Panicum virgatum strain AP13 chromosome 7N, P.virgatum_v5, whole genome shotgun sequence:
- the LOC120681086 gene encoding glycine-rich cell wall structural protein 2-like: MEHPGFSSVTMSHHHGGQVPGGGGVQQIGGLAPQLHGGHGGLPPQWWHGGLGLSPPQLHPSSLEHEHGGGRGGGGGGLEQWHAWCGGHGHHGRGGGYAHAQLWGYGTGYGYVYGTTFTSGLGGSGGGFGFSSGGFGFSSGGFGLSSGGFGLGSSGLGGGQTSTIDGDIFDDPVGLVADLLGELLAAELAAYNHLVQLVLELHLLNAEILSSST, encoded by the coding sequence ATGGAGCACCCCGGGTTCTCCTCGGTGACCATGTCGCACCACCACGGCGGGCaggtccccggcggcggcggcgtccagcaGATCGGCGGTCTGGCACCGCAGCtgcacggcggccatggcggcctccCGCCGCAATGGTGGCACGGCGGCCTTGGCTtatcgccgccgcagctgcatCCGTCATCCTTGGAgcacgagcacggcggcggccgagggggcggcggcggcggcttggagcAGTGGCACGCCTGGTGCGGCGGGCACGGGCACCACGGCCGCGGAGGTGGGTACGCGCACGCCCAGCTCTGGGGGTACGGCACCGGGTACGGGTACGTGTACGGCACCACCTTCACTTCCGGtttgggcggcagcggcggcggcttcggcttCTCCTCCGGCGGTTTCGGCTTCTCCTCCGGCGGCTTCGGTTTATCCTCCGGCGGCTTTGGCTTAGGCTCCTCCGGCTTGGGCGGCGGCCAGACCTCGACGATCGATGGTGATATCTTTGACGATCCTGTCGGCCTTGTAGCAGATCTTCTTGGAGAGCTTCTCGCCGCTGAACTTGCCGCGTACAATCACCTTGTTCAGCTTGTCCTCGAACTCCACCTTCTCAATGCAGAAATCCTCAGCAGCAGCACATGA